The following nucleotide sequence is from Flavobacteriales bacterium.
CTGTCTACTATATTAATGGTATCCGTTTTTATTACCTCCTTAATATGAATAACAGTACTTGTTTTAATTACTGGTTCTGACAAAGTAACCTCTATAGAATCTGGAGTTTTAATTAATGTATCTATTTTAACTTCTACTATTGCATCTATTACAATTTCAGGAATATCAGGAGATAATGAAATAGCATCTAATATCAACTCTTCTTTATCTAAATAATAAACCAATTCTACCCTTCGCTGATTGGGTACACCACTCTTAATATGAATATTATCGTTACTGTTCTCCTCTCCTCTCCCTTCACACCATGAAAATTTTCTTTGAGGAACGCCATTTTTCACTAAATAGCTTTTAACTATCTGGGCTCTATCGATGGATAATGACAAATTAGATCCTTTTGACCCTTTAAAATCACAATATCCAGTAATCTTTATTCTTTGAATTTTTTCGATAATATCTTTTACTCCAAGAATAGAATCAAGAATTGTTTTCTGATTCTTTTT
It contains:
- a CDS encoding OmpA family protein — encoded protein: MLSKKIIFLFFIVLSSHSFSQKVNEQKVVLYYGEGKKELKKNQKTILDSILGVKDIIEKIQRIKITGYCDFKGSKGSNLSLSIDRAQIVKSYLVKNGVPQRKFSWCEGRGEENSNDNIHIKSGVPNQRRVELVYYLDKEELILDAISLSPDIPEIVIDAIVEVKIDTLIKTPDSIEVTLSEPVIKTSTVIHIKEVIKTDTINIVDSIPEIMDDTEKLKTIIDMEIGEKLVVPNLNFLPGRHFLKETS